In the Aeromicrobium fastidiosum genome, GTCTTTCTGGTCAAGAAGAAGGAGGAGGAGACGAGCGGAGGGATCAGCGGAGGCGCTCGACGACGGTGGCGATGCCCATGCCGCCGCCGACGCACAGCGTGGCCAGGCCGTAGCGCTGGTCGCGACGCTCGAGCTCGTCGACGAGCGTGCCGAGGATCATCGCGCCGGTCGCACCCAGCGGGTGACCCATCGCGATCGAGCCGCCGTTGACGTTGGTCTGGTCGTGCGGGTAGCCGCCGAGGTCCTTCATGAGGCGCAGGGCGACGGCCGCGAAGGCCTCGTTGATCTCGAGCAGGTCGATGTCGCCGATGCTGAGACCGGCACGCTCGAGGGCCTTGAGGCTGGCCGGGCCGGGGCCCGTCAGCATGATCGTGGGATCGGATCCCGAGACCGCGGCCGAGACGATGCGCGCGCGGGGCTTGAGACCGTGGCGCTCGCCGGCCTTCTCGTTGCCGATCAGCACGAGGGCCGCGCCGTCGACGATGCCCGAGGAGTTGCCGGCGTGGTGGACGTGGTCGATCTTCTCGACCCAGTGGTACTTCTCGAGGGCGACGGAGTCGAAGCCGCCCTGGTCGCCGATCTGCGCGAACGAGGCGGGCAGCTTGCCGAGGCTCTCGGCCGTGGTGCCCTCGCGGACGAACTCGTCGTGGTCGAGGATCGTCAGGCCCGAGGCGTCCTTGACCGGGATGACCGAGTTGGCGAAGTAGCCGTTGGCGATGGCCTTGGCGGCGCGGGCCTGCGACTCGGCGGCGAAGGTGTCGACGTCGTGGCGGCTGTAGCCCTCGATCGTGGCGATCAGGTCGGCACCGATGCCCTGCGGCACGAAGTCGGTGTCGAAGGACGTGCGGGGGTCCATGGCCCACGCGCCGCCGTCGGAGCCCATCGGGACGCGGCTCATCGACTCGACTCCACCGGCGAGGATCAGGTCCTCCCAGCCCGAGCGCACGCGCGCCGAGGCCTGGTTGACG is a window encoding:
- a CDS encoding acetyl-CoA C-acetyltransferase: MTEAFVYDAIRTPRGRGKKTGSLHEVKPISLVTGLVDELRKRNPTLDTDGIEDLVLGSVSPVGDQGGDIAKTAALAAGLPDTVAGVQLNRFCASGLEAVNQASARVRSGWEDLILAGGVESMSRVPMGSDGGAWAMDPRTSFDTDFVPQGIGADLIATIEGYSRHDVDTFAAESQARAAKAIANGYFANSVIPVKDASGLTILDHDEFVREGTTAESLGKLPASFAQIGDQGGFDSVALEKYHWVEKIDHVHHAGNSSGIVDGAALVLIGNEKAGERHGLKPRARIVSAAVSGSDPTIMLTGPGPASLKALERAGLSIGDIDLLEINEAFAAVALRLMKDLGGYPHDQTNVNGGSIAMGHPLGATGAMILGTLVDELERRDQRYGLATLCVGGGMGIATVVERLR